The nucleotide window GCGTGGGGCCGACGGGTACCCGACGGGCGTGGTCGAAGAGTCCGCGCAGCAGCTGATCCAGAACCTGCTGCTGCCGTATCCGGTGGAGCGCATTGTCGAGGCGCTGGACGCGGCGACGACACGGTACGCAGCCGAAGGCATCACCAGTTTCACCGAAGCCGGTATTGGCGGCGGCTGGATCGGGCACAGCCCGGTGGAAGTTCAGGCGTATCTGACGGCCCAGCGGGCCGGCAAGCTGCACGCCCGCGCCCAGCTGATGCCCGCGCTTGATTCGCTGCGGCCGATCGAGGCCAACGCCGTGGATATGCACGGCACGGGCTCCGGCCGTGGGCTGGACCTTGGCGCCGTTGCGGGTTTCGGCGACGAGTGGGTGTCGCTGGGGCCGGTGAAGGTCTTCATGGACGGCTCGTTGCTGGGCGCGACTGCGGCGGTGACCGAGGACTACTGCGGCCACCAGCACAACACCGGCTACCTGCTGGATTCACCCGAGGCCTACCGCGAACGTGTCGACGCCGCCTACCGCGCCGGCTGGCCGATCGCGCTGCATGCGATCGGCGATGCGGCCATCGATCTGGCCACCGAGATCATCGTCGGCTGCCAGGAGCGCTACGGCCGCAACCACCTGCCCAACCGGATCGAGCACTTCGGCATCGCCCGGCCGGACCAGTTGGCGCCCGTGGCTGCGGCCGGGATCGCCGTGGCTCCGCAGGCCGCGTTCATCGGTCCTTTGGGTGATCAGTTTGCCGCCTTGGTGGGGCCCGAGCGCGAAGGCTGGCTGTACCGGGGACGTTCGCTGGTGGACGCCGGCATTCTCGTGGCCGGCAGCTCCGACCTGCCGGTGGCCGACAACAACGTGCTCCGCGCGATGCAGTCCTGGGTGGACCGGCGAACCGAGCAAGGCAAGATCCTCGGGGGAGCGGCCGAGGGCCTCACCGCCGAGGAGGCACTGCGGACCTACACGGATTGGGCCGCCCGGGCCACCGGCACCGCCGACCAGAAGGGTACCCTGCGCCGGGGTAAGCTCGCGGATTTCGCCGTGCTCTCCGGGTCGCCGCTGGACGCCCCGGATATCTCCGGCCTCGAGGTGCTGGCCACTATCGTTGGCGGTGAATTCAGCTTCGATCGGCTGGATTCCGGCGCTGCTGCCAGCCCCGCAGCCGAGTCTCTCTTCGCGCCCGAGCCGGACGCCGCCGTCGTTCGCTGAACATCTATACGTCAGACCGAGCCGTTAGGATTCCATCCATGACCACCACCTCCGCCCAGTCCGCCCCGGCCGTCTCCGGTGACGACGCGCGCGCCTTCCTGCACGACTTCCGCTCGATGAGCACGTTCGGGGCCACGGCCGGCGGGGGAGTGGACCGCCAGGCGGGAACATTCGTCGACGGCCAGACGCGGACCTGGTTCCGCGGCCTGGTGGAAGGCCATGGCTTCGACGTCCGCTACGACGCGGTGGGGAACCAGTTCGCGCTGCTCGAGCTGGCGCCCGGCGCCCCGTACATCGCGGTCGGATCGCACCTGGACTCGCAGCCGCTGGGCGGGCGGTTCGACGGCGCCTATGGCGTGCTGGCCGGTGCCCACGCGGCCGTCCGGCTGAAGCAGCGGTTGGCGGCAGAGGGCACGGAGCCGGCGTTCAACATCGCCGTCATCAACTGGTTCAACGAGGAAGGCTGCCGGTTCAAGCCCTCCATGATGGGCAGTTCCGTCTTCACGGGCAAGCTGCCCGCCGAGCAGGTCCTGGCCACCACCGACCCGCACGGCACCACCGTCCGCGAGGCGCTGGAGGCCATCGGGACCATCGGCGACTTCTCGCTGGATCTTGCCGCGTACGTGGAAATCCACATTGAGCAGGGCCGCTCGCTCGAGGACGCCGGGCTGACCATCGGCCTCGTCGAATCCACCTGGGGCGCCAACAAGTACGAGTTCGTCGTGCACGGCGAGCAGGCGCACACCGGCGCCACCGTGATCGCCGACCGGCACGACGCGCTGCTCGGGGCGTCCTCCCTGGTGGTTGCCGCGCGTGAGATCGCCGACGAGTTCAGTACCGAGGAGCATTCCGTCATCACCTCTTGCGGCGAGTTCACGGTCTACCCGAACTCGCCAGTGGTGGTGGCCAGCCGGGTGGAGCTGCTCGTCGACGTGCGCAGCACGGACCCCGATGTGCTGGCCGCCGCCGACGCCGAACTGCACCGCCGTGTGGCCGAGATCGAGGGGAAGGCGAGCGTACGGATCGAGCGCGGTGCCGAGCATGTCTGGGCCGCCAAGGCCTATGACGAGGCCGGCATGCGCCTGGCAGCCAAAAGCGCGGAGGCGCTGGAACTGCCGTACGGCACCGTCCGGACGCTGGCCGGGCATGACTCGACGAACATGAAGGACATCGTCCCGACCATCATGCTGTTCGTGCCCAGCGTCGAGGGCATCTCGCACAATGAGAAGGAACTGACTAACGACGACGACATGCTCGCCGGCGTGGATCTGCTCACTGAGGTACTGGGACGCGTGGTGGTCGGGGACTTCGTGTCGCCGAACGGCTAGGGGGACCGAAGGCCGTTCCGCTGGCAGTTGCTTGCTGAAAGCGCGCCCCTGTGGCGGCGTGTCGCAAAAGCCCCGGTGGGATCATCGAATCAGGGGATTTGCAGCCAGCGAAGGAGCGGATCATGGGACGCGCATCGGGAATTATCGAGCGGTTCTACCGGGAAATCATGGAGGGAGGGAACCTGGACCTGATCGACCAGCTGGGCAGTGAGAGCTACACGGACCACGAGGAGCCCATGCCCGGGCAGCCGTCAGGTCTGGACGGCATCAGGTTCTACGTCGACACATTCAGGAAGGCTTTCCCCGACATCAAGGCGAAGTCTATCGAACCCACAATGGCCGATGGGGATCTGGAGGCGGCCCGCGTGGTCCTCACCGGGACCCACCAGGGCGAACTGATGGGGACTGCCCCCACCGGCAACACTGTGGAATTTGGCGGCATCGACATCATCCGTGTTCAGGACGGCCAAGTAGTCGAGCATTGGGGAGCGACGGACATGCTGAAACTGCTGCAGCAGATCGGCGCCGTTAAGTTGTAAAAATGGAAAGTGGAGCCACGCCGCGGGTTTAGGGTGTCGGGCGCTCCGCCCCGGTCAGGGCGCTAAGGCCGCGTGCGCCTTCTTCGTCAAGGTATTCGGCGAAGTAGGCGGCGATGGCATTGCGGGCGGTGGTGCCGGCGGCCGTGGCATCGCCGGCGGCGATGGCCTGGAAAATTGCGCGGTCGCGTTCGACGGCTCCTTCCATGGCCGCGGTGGAATTGCCGGAGCGTTCCATTCGGTCGTTCATGAGGTTGAGGATGGAGCCGGCGACCGCTTCGCCACAGATCCGCAGCAGGCTGTTGTGGCTGGCTTCCCAGACTGCAGCGTGGAAGTCCAGGTCCGCGCGGTTGAAGCTGTCCGAACCATTGGCGACTTCCGCTTCCATGCGCTCGACCGCGTCGCGCATTTTCTCGACTTGTTCCTCCGTGTGCAGGGCCGCGGCCAACTGGCAGGCGGAGCTCTCCAGCACGATGCGGAACTGCACCAGTTCGGACAGGGACAGCGAGGCGATCCGCGCCATCGTCGTGAAGGAACGTCCCAGGCTGTCGGGGGAGACGGCGAGAACCTCAGGTCCGCTGCGTCCACCGGGACGGGACGCGATCAGGCCCTGGCTTTGCAGAACGCGCAGGGCTTCGCGGATGGTGGGGCGGCTGACCGAGAACTGCACCATGAGCTCGCGTTCACTGGGAAGATGCTGGCCCGGCTCGATCTCCCTGGACAGGATCGCCTCTTCGATCTGCTGCACCACGCGCTCGTAAGTCAGCGTGGGCACGGCCGGCGTGAAGGTCAGCTTGCTCATGAGGTGCCTTCCGTCGTCGTACGTTTGGGGCTTTTCGGCAAGCATACTGCCGTTGAGCGCGCCTCCGTCAGTAAAGATTGCCCCCGAAAGCAGTTTTACGCAACTGGTAAGACCATGTAACTAGGTAGAAATATAGACATGGGATGGTGTTGGATAGATCACATCACTGAAGTGTCGTTCCTAATCGATGGAGAACGCTATGCGCCTGAGTAAGAATTACGGCCGTGCGGCAGTTGTACTGCTGGCCGGATCGCTGTCCTTGACTGCCTGCTCGGCCGGGTCCGGGGGCTCTACAGCCGACGGCGCTGCGGAGAATACCGCCGTCACCGTGGCGTTGACGGGAGAACCGGTGAACCTGGACTTCACCACGACGGCGGGCGCGGCGATTCCCCAGGCGCTGATGTCCAACGTGTACGAAGGGCTGGTGGAGATCGACCAGGATGGCGAAATCCAGCCGCTGCTGGCGGAGTCCTGGGAACTGAGCGAGGACCGCAAGACCTACACCTTCAAGCTGCGCGAAGGGGCAAAGTTCTCCAACGGCGAGGCGTTCACCGCAGAAGACGTGAAGTTCAGCATTGAGCGCGTCCAGTCCGACGCGTGGGTTTCCAGCCTGAAGGCAAAGATGGACGTGGTGGATTTCGTTGAGGTGGTCAGCGACACCGAAGTCGCGGTCACCCTTAAGCAGCCCAGCAACGCCTGGCTGTTCGACATGGGCACACTGGTGGGAGCGATGTTCGATCCCAGCGGCGTGGACGATCTGGCCAACACCGCCATCGGCACCGGCCCGTACGCCATCGAGGCGTGGAACCGCGGCCAGTCCATCGAGCTGGCGGCCCGCGACGACTACTGGGGCGAGAAGCCGGGTGTGGAGACCGCATCGCTGCGCTACTTCGCCGACGCCGTCGCCACCACCAACGCCCTGCAGTCCGGCGACGTGGATGTGGTCTACAACATGCAGGCACCGGAGCTGCTCTCCAGCTTTGAAAGCGACGACAAGTTCCAGGTCCTGGAGGGCACCTCCAACGGCGAGATTGTCCTGTCCATGAACAACAACGAGGCACCGTTCGACGACGTGCGCGTCCGCCAGGCCGTGATGCACGCGATCGACCGCCAGGCGGTTGTGGACACCGCGTGGAACGGCTACGGCACGGTGGTCGGCGGCCCGGTTCCGCCGACGGACCCGTACTACGAGGACCTCAACGACGTCTACCCGTACGATCCGGCCAAGGCCAAGGAACTGCTGAAGGAAGCCGGCGCGGAGAACCTGAACATCACCTTCACCGTTCCCACCCGTCCCTATGCCACCGCCGTCTCCGAGATCGTGGTGTCGCAGCTGGCCGAAGTGGGCATCAACGCGAAGATCGAGTCCTCCGAATTCCCGGCAGTGTGGCTGGATGAGGTCTTCACCAAGCAGGACTACCAGATGTCCGTGGTGCTGGCCGTGGAGGGCCGGGACGTGCTCTCGATGTTCAACAACCCGGACTATTACCTGGGCTACGACAATTCCAAGATCAAGGACAAGGCTGCCGAGGCCGACGCCGCGGACGAGGCCGGCTACGTCTCCGGAATGCAGGACGTGGTCCGCACCATTGTCGACGACGCCGCTGCCAACGTTCTGTTCATCTTCCCCAACATTGTGGTGGCGGATGCGAACGTGACCGGCATCCCGGCGAACTCCGTCACCGAAGCGCTGGACCTGACCAACATCGGCTGGAAGTAAGCTCTACAACCTCGAGTAAGGAGGGGCCGGCGTGGCAATCCGTTTGCTGATCAACCTGGCCCGGTTTGTGGTCACCTACGTGGCCGCTACGGTGCTGGTGTTCCTGTTCATGCGCACCATCCCGGGCGACCCGGCACAGATCGCGCTGGGCGTGAACGCCACGCCGGAGCTGCTGGCCCAGACCCGGGCGGAATTCGGCACCGACCGGCCCCTCATCGTGCAGTACTTCGACTGGGCTCTGGGACTGCCCTTCGGGGACTTCGGCATCTCCTATGTGACCCGGCAGGACATCAGCCCGCTGGTGCTGGACCGGGTGCAGGTGAGCCTGATCCTGGTGGTGCTGGCGATGATCGTCGCGCTGCTGATCGCGATTCCGTTCGGCACCTACGCCGCGGTCAAGCACCGCAATCCCAGCGGCATTGTGATCAGCGGGATCAGCCAGCTCGGCGTCGCGCTGCCGAACTTCCTGGCCGGCATCCTGCTGGTGGTGGTCTTCGCTGTGGGGCTGGGCTGGTTCCCGGCCAACGGCTGGACGCCGCCGGGGGAAGACTTCGGCGATTTCTTGTCCCGGGTGTTCCTCCCCGTGCTGGCACTGGCGTCCGTGCAGGGCGCCATCCTGACCCGGTACGTGCGCTCCGCCGTCATGGAAGTGATGAGCGAAGACTACCTGCGCACCGCCCGGGCGAAGGGCCTGGGCAAGCTGGAAGCTTTGGTCAAGCACGGCCTGCGCAACGCTTCCATCCCGGTCCTGACCGTGACCAGCGTGCAGCTGGCCGCGCTGATCATCGGCGCCGTGGTCATCGAACGGGTCTTCGTCATCCCCGGTCTGGGCTCGATGCTGCTGGACGCGGTGGGCAACCGCGACCTGCTGACCGTGCAGTCCGTGGTGATGGTGCTGGTGGCCATAACCCTGATCATCAACCTGGTGGTGGACGTGCTTTACACCGTCCTTGACCCCCGCATCCGGAAGAAGGCGTAATGACAGCCGAGTCCGCCGTCGTCGTCCGCAGTTCCCGGCGCAAGCCGGCACCCACCCTACTGATCGGGGCGTCCCTGGTTGCCCTGGTGGTGCTGGCCGCGCTGGTCTCCCTGGTCTGGACGCCTTACGATCCGGTGCAGGCGTTCCCGGCCGACCGGCTGCAGGGTTCCAGCGCCGAGCACCTGATGGGCACGGACCGCTACGGGCGCGATGTGTTCTCCGGGATTCTGTACGGGGCGCGGATCACGCTGCTGGTGGGGTTGATCGCTGTCGGCATTGCGTTGGTGATCGGCACGCCGCTGGGCATCCTGGCCGGCATGCGCGGCGGCGCCACCGAAGAAGTAACCATGCGCGGGGCGGACATTCTGCTGGCCTTTCCCGCGCTGCTGGTGGCCATCATGTTCGGCGCCGTTTTCGGTGCGAGCACGCTGACGGCGATGCTGGCCATCGGGATCGGGTCCATCCCCGGCTTCGCGCGGGTGGCCCGCAGCGGCACCCTGCAGGTGATGAGCACCGAGTATGTGCTGGCGGCGAAGGCCTCGAGCCAGAGCGCGTTCCGGATCGCCCGGCGGCATGTGCTGCCGAACATCGCGGGCATGGTGGTGGTGCAGTGCTCGGTTTCCTTCGCGATCGCGGTGCTGGCCGAGGCCGCCCTGTCCTTCCTTGGTCTGGGGACGCCGCCGCCGGTGCCGTCCTGGGGCCGAATGCTGCAGGAGTCCCAGCAGTTCCTGGGCACCTACCCGATGCTGGCCGTCTGGCCCGGCGTGGCCATCGCCGTGGCGGTGCTGGGCTTCAACCTGCTGGGCGACGGACTGCGCGATAAGTTCGACCCGAAACTGAACGGAGAGCGCTGAGCATGGACAGCACTGCGAACAACAGCCGGCTGCTTGAAGTAGCCGGACTTTCCGTGGCCACCAAGGACCGCGCCCTGGTTTCGGACTTCAACCTGGTCATGGACCGCGGCGAGCGGGTGGGGCTGATCGGCGAATCCGGCTCCGGCAAATCCATGACGACGACGGCGCTGATGGGCCTGCTGCCCGAAGGCGTCCGGGCTACCGGCTCCATCCGCTTGGCGGGGCACGACGGCGACCTGGTCACCGCGTCGGATAAACAGCTGCGCCGGATACGCGGGAACGACATGACCATGGTCTTCCAGGAACCCCTCACCGCGCTGAATCCGTTGATGAAGGTCGGCCCCCAGGTTGCCGAGATCATGCTCAAGCACAAGTCGGTGTCCGGACGGGCAGCGGCAAGTGCCAAGGCGGTGGAGCTGCTGGCCGGAGTGAAGCTCCCGGATCCGGGCGAGGCCGCTAAGGCGTATCCGCACCAGCTCTCCGGCGGGCAGCGCCAGCGGGTCATGCTGGCCATGGCACTCGCAAATGACCCGGCGCTGCTGCTGTGCGACGAACCCACGACGGCGCTGGACGTCACGGTGCAGCGGCAGGTGCTGGACCTGATCCTTGAGTCCGTGCAGCAGCGCGGAACCGGCCTGCTCTTCATCACGCACGATTTGTCGGTGGTGGCTAACGTCTGCGACCGCGTGCTGGTCATGAACAACGGCCAGGTAGTGGAAGAGGGCAGTACCGAAGACGTGTTTTCCCGGCCGCAGCACCCCTACACGCGGGGCTTGCTGGCCGCCTCGGACTTGGACGCAACCGACGCGGACGGGCGGCTCTTCACCGTGGCCTCCGCGGCGGCATATGTGCCTCCGGTGCCGGAGCAGGTTGTTGCCGAGGTGCCGAAGGCTGCCCTGCACGTGCCGGAAGCTGGGACTGCTGCGCGGGCACAGGATTCGGTTCCGGCTGCCGCTGTTACCCCTGAACCTGCAGAGGCAGCGGTTAGCCTCGGTGAGCCGGCGCGAACGGAACCATCCATCGCGGAGCCTGCCGCCGCCGTCGTTAGTCCGGTGATCAGCGTCAAGGACCTGGTCCGCACGTACCAGCGCGGGCGCACGAGCCTGTTCGGCAAGCCCACCGAAGTGCAGGCATTGCGCGGCGTCTCCTTCGACGTCGCCGCCGGACAGCGGTTCGGTGTAGTCGGCGAATCCGGTTCCGGGAAGTCCACCTTGCTGCGGATCCTGGCCGGGCTGGACCAGCCGACGTCCGGCAGCGTCCGGGTAGCCGGCAATGAAGTGGCCGGGGCGAAAGAAAGCGAGCTGGCCCAGCTGCGACAGCAGCTCCAGATTGTCTTCCAGGACCCGATGGGTTCGCTGGATCCGCGCATGCGGGTGCAGGACATCATCGCCGAGCCGCTGCTGGCCCCCGGGCAGAAAGTGGACAGTGCCAGGCAGCGCAAGCTGGTGGGGGAGATGCTCTCCGCCGTCGGCCTTCCCGTGGACGCTGCCGAGCGGTTCCCGCACCAGTTCTCCGGCGGCCAGCGCCAGCGCATTTCCATCGCCCGTGCGCTGATCTGCCAGCCGCGCGTACTGGTGGCCGATGAGCCGGTCAGCGCACTGGACGTCTCCGTGCGGGCACAGGTGCTCAATCTGCTCTCCGACCTCGTGGACGAATACCAGCTGACCCTTGTGTTCGTGTCGCACGATCTGGGCGTGGTGCGCTACATCTGCGACAACGTGGTGGTCATGAACAAGGGCCGGATCGTGGAAAGCGGCAGCACCGCGCAGATCTACGAGGCGCCCCGGCACGAGTACACCCGTACGCTCGTTAACTCCTCCATGTCCCTTCGATCAGAACTTGCCGCGCGCGAAGCCGCGCTGTCCCGCTGAACACTCCGGAAGGCACCCATGTCCCAGCTATCCTCGTCGCCGCTCCACAACCTTTCCGCCCGGGAACTCGGGGATGCCTACGCCGCCAAGGAACTCTCTCCGGTGGACGTCGCCGATGCGGTGATCGAGCGGATCGAAGAGCGGGAGCCGGTTCTCAACGCCCTCTACCAGTTCGAGCCGGAGGCTGTCCGCAAGGACGCCAAGGCCAGTGAACGGCGCTGGCTGGAAGGATCCCAGCGCGGCCCGCTGGACGGCGTGCCCATGTCGGTGAAGGAAAACATCGCCCGGGCCGGAGTGCCGATGCCCTCGGGAACGGCGCTGTCCAACCCGAAGGTGCCGCAGAACAACTCGCCGATCACGGACCGGATTCTCGAAGCCGGGGGAGTGATCGTCGGTTCCACCACCATGCCGGACTGGGGCATGCTCTCCTCCGGGGTTTCCAGCCTGCATGGCATCTCGCGCAGCGC belongs to Arthrobacter crystallopoietes and includes:
- a CDS encoding amidohydrolase — its product is MKLDLILRDADIITLEADRPRATSVGVLGGRIAGFDEELEGCTAEREVSLGGATVVPGFIDAHCHTTWWGLGLGAVELEQARGLEELYALLEAEVQRLDALPGGAPDAWVNGTGFNHKHHGGAFPDIRRLDAITGDRPLYLRHVSGHLSITNSATLRLAGVVEPGFADPTGGALLRGADGYPTGVVEESAQQLIQNLLLPYPVERIVEALDAATTRYAAEGITSFTEAGIGGGWIGHSPVEVQAYLTAQRAGKLHARAQLMPALDSLRPIEANAVDMHGTGSGRGLDLGAVAGFGDEWVSLGPVKVFMDGSLLGATAAVTEDYCGHQHNTGYLLDSPEAYRERVDAAYRAGWPIALHAIGDAAIDLATEIIVGCQERYGRNHLPNRIEHFGIARPDQLAPVAAAGIAVAPQAAFIGPLGDQFAALVGPEREGWLYRGRSLVDAGILVAGSSDLPVADNNVLRAMQSWVDRRTEQGKILGGAAEGLTAEEALRTYTDWAARATGTADQKGTLRRGKLADFAVLSGSPLDAPDISGLEVLATIVGGEFSFDRLDSGAAASPAAESLFAPEPDAAVVR
- a CDS encoding M20 family metallo-hydrolase, producing MTTTSAQSAPAVSGDDARAFLHDFRSMSTFGATAGGGVDRQAGTFVDGQTRTWFRGLVEGHGFDVRYDAVGNQFALLELAPGAPYIAVGSHLDSQPLGGRFDGAYGVLAGAHAAVRLKQRLAAEGTEPAFNIAVINWFNEEGCRFKPSMMGSSVFTGKLPAEQVLATTDPHGTTVREALEAIGTIGDFSLDLAAYVEIHIEQGRSLEDAGLTIGLVESTWGANKYEFVVHGEQAHTGATVIADRHDALLGASSLVVAAREIADEFSTEEHSVITSCGEFTVYPNSPVVVASRVELLVDVRSTDPDVLAAADAELHRRVAEIEGKASVRIERGAEHVWAAKAYDEAGMRLAAKSAEALELPYGTVRTLAGHDSTNMKDIVPTIMLFVPSVEGISHNEKELTNDDDMLAGVDLLTEVLGRVVVGDFVSPNG
- a CDS encoding ester cyclase, which gives rise to MGRASGIIERFYREIMEGGNLDLIDQLGSESYTDHEEPMPGQPSGLDGIRFYVDTFRKAFPDIKAKSIEPTMADGDLEAARVVLTGTHQGELMGTAPTGNTVEFGGIDIIRVQDGQVVEHWGATDMLKLLQQIGAVKL
- a CDS encoding FadR/GntR family transcriptional regulator; amino-acid sequence: MSKLTFTPAVPTLTYERVVQQIEEAILSREIEPGQHLPSERELMVQFSVSRPTIREALRVLQSQGLIASRPGGRSGPEVLAVSPDSLGRSFTTMARIASLSLSELVQFRIVLESSACQLAAALHTEEQVEKMRDAVERMEAEVANGSDSFNRADLDFHAAVWEASHNSLLRICGEAVAGSILNLMNDRMERSGNSTAAMEGAVERDRAIFQAIAAGDATAAGTTARNAIAAYFAEYLDEEGARGLSALTGAERPTP
- a CDS encoding ABC transporter substrate-binding protein gives rise to the protein MRLSKNYGRAAVVLLAGSLSLTACSAGSGGSTADGAAENTAVTVALTGEPVNLDFTTTAGAAIPQALMSNVYEGLVEIDQDGEIQPLLAESWELSEDRKTYTFKLREGAKFSNGEAFTAEDVKFSIERVQSDAWVSSLKAKMDVVDFVEVVSDTEVAVTLKQPSNAWLFDMGTLVGAMFDPSGVDDLANTAIGTGPYAIEAWNRGQSIELAARDDYWGEKPGVETASLRYFADAVATTNALQSGDVDVVYNMQAPELLSSFESDDKFQVLEGTSNGEIVLSMNNNEAPFDDVRVRQAVMHAIDRQAVVDTAWNGYGTVVGGPVPPTDPYYEDLNDVYPYDPAKAKELLKEAGAENLNITFTVPTRPYATAVSEIVVSQLAEVGINAKIESSEFPAVWLDEVFTKQDYQMSVVLAVEGRDVLSMFNNPDYYLGYDNSKIKDKAAEADAADEAGYVSGMQDVVRTIVDDAAANVLFIFPNIVVADANVTGIPANSVTEALDLTNIGWK
- a CDS encoding ABC transporter permease, which translates into the protein MAIRLLINLARFVVTYVAATVLVFLFMRTIPGDPAQIALGVNATPELLAQTRAEFGTDRPLIVQYFDWALGLPFGDFGISYVTRQDISPLVLDRVQVSLILVVLAMIVALLIAIPFGTYAAVKHRNPSGIVISGISQLGVALPNFLAGILLVVVFAVGLGWFPANGWTPPGEDFGDFLSRVFLPVLALASVQGAILTRYVRSAVMEVMSEDYLRTARAKGLGKLEALVKHGLRNASIPVLTVTSVQLAALIIGAVVIERVFVIPGLGSMLLDAVGNRDLLTVQSVVMVLVAITLIINLVVDVLYTVLDPRIRKKA
- a CDS encoding ABC transporter permease; its protein translation is MTAESAVVVRSSRRKPAPTLLIGASLVALVVLAALVSLVWTPYDPVQAFPADRLQGSSAEHLMGTDRYGRDVFSGILYGARITLLVGLIAVGIALVIGTPLGILAGMRGGATEEVTMRGADILLAFPALLVAIMFGAVFGASTLTAMLAIGIGSIPGFARVARSGTLQVMSTEYVLAAKASSQSAFRIARRHVLPNIAGMVVVQCSVSFAIAVLAEAALSFLGLGTPPPVPSWGRMLQESQQFLGTYPMLAVWPGVAIAVAVLGFNLLGDGLRDKFDPKLNGER
- a CDS encoding dipeptide ABC transporter ATP-binding protein, which produces MDSTANNSRLLEVAGLSVATKDRALVSDFNLVMDRGERVGLIGESGSGKSMTTTALMGLLPEGVRATGSIRLAGHDGDLVTASDKQLRRIRGNDMTMVFQEPLTALNPLMKVGPQVAEIMLKHKSVSGRAAASAKAVELLAGVKLPDPGEAAKAYPHQLSGGQRQRVMLAMALANDPALLLCDEPTTALDVTVQRQVLDLILESVQQRGTGLLFITHDLSVVANVCDRVLVMNNGQVVEEGSTEDVFSRPQHPYTRGLLAASDLDATDADGRLFTVASAAAYVPPVPEQVVAEVPKAALHVPEAGTAARAQDSVPAAAVTPEPAEAAVSLGEPARTEPSIAEPAAAVVSPVISVKDLVRTYQRGRTSLFGKPTEVQALRGVSFDVAAGQRFGVVGESGSGKSTLLRILAGLDQPTSGSVRVAGNEVAGAKESELAQLRQQLQIVFQDPMGSLDPRMRVQDIIAEPLLAPGQKVDSARQRKLVGEMLSAVGLPVDAAERFPHQFSGGQRQRISIARALICQPRVLVADEPVSALDVSVRAQVLNLLSDLVDEYQLTLVFVSHDLGVVRYICDNVVVMNKGRIVESGSTAQIYEAPRHEYTRTLVNSSMSLRSELAAREAALSR